In a genomic window of Curtobacterium sp. MCBD17_035:
- a CDS encoding biotin/lipoate A/B protein ligase family protein, with translation MHGEYKVPGGKLVVVDLEVVDGRIDGFRLAGDFFLEPDDALPRIDAAVNGLPVETDAAGIAAAVRAALPEGAVLLGFTPEAVATAVRRSLARASTWQDHDWEIIHEGPIPPNEHLALDQVLTEEVGAGRRGPTLRIWEWDQPAVVIGSFQSLRNEVDPAGAARYGVEVVRRISGGGAMFMDAGAIISYSLYVPADLVQGMSFADSYAYLDEWVIEALKSLGIEAWYQPLNDITSAKGKIGGAAQKRLGTGAILHHATMSYDMDGEKMVQVLRIGREKMSDKGTTSAAKRVDPLRSQTGLSRAEIIDRLIATFTRLYGAHEGHVTPEERARAQELVATKFATREWLERVP, from the coding sequence ATGCACGGCGAGTACAAGGTCCCCGGAGGCAAGCTCGTCGTCGTCGACCTCGAGGTCGTCGACGGCCGGATCGACGGGTTCCGTCTGGCGGGGGACTTCTTCCTCGAACCGGACGACGCCCTCCCCCGCATCGACGCGGCGGTGAACGGACTGCCGGTCGAGACCGACGCCGCGGGCATCGCGGCCGCCGTCCGGGCCGCCCTGCCCGAGGGCGCCGTCCTGCTCGGGTTCACCCCGGAGGCGGTGGCCACGGCCGTGCGTCGGTCCCTGGCCCGGGCCTCGACCTGGCAGGACCACGACTGGGAGATCATCCACGAGGGCCCCATCCCGCCGAACGAGCACCTGGCGCTCGACCAGGTCCTCACCGAGGAGGTCGGTGCCGGACGCCGCGGTCCGACCCTGCGGATCTGGGAATGGGACCAGCCCGCCGTCGTGATCGGCAGCTTCCAGTCCCTGCGCAACGAGGTCGACCCGGCCGGTGCGGCGCGGTACGGCGTCGAGGTCGTCCGCCGTATCTCCGGCGGGGGCGCGATGTTCATGGACGCGGGCGCGATCATCAGTTACTCGCTCTACGTGCCGGCGGACCTCGTGCAGGGCATGAGCTTCGCCGACTCGTACGCGTACCTCGACGAGTGGGTGATCGAGGCGCTGAAGTCCCTGGGCATCGAGGCCTGGTACCAGCCCCTCAACGACATCACCTCGGCGAAGGGCAAGATCGGCGGTGCCGCGCAGAAGCGGCTCGGCACGGGCGCGATCCTGCACCACGCGACGATGAGCTACGACATGGACGGCGAGAAGATGGTCCAGGTCCTGCGCATCGGCCGCGAGAAGATGAGCGACAAGGGCACCACGAGCGCTGCGAAGCGGGTCGATCCCCTGCGGTCGCAGACAGGTCTGTCACGCGCCGAGATCATCGACCGACTCATCGCGACGTTCACCCGGCTGTACGGCGCGCACGAGGGCCACGTCACGCCGGAGGAACGTGCCCGCGCCCAGGAGCTCGTCGCGACGAAGTTCGCCACTCGCGAGTGGCTCGAGCGCGTCCCCTGA
- a CDS encoding GNAT family N-acetyltransferase translates to MTTEVRNDADQNQYSLVEDGAVIGFAAYEIDGDVIRFVHTEVDPEHRGGGNASILVRGALDDVRAGSDRSVVAQCSYVHAWIEKHPDYQELLAV, encoded by the coding sequence ATGACGACCGAAGTGCGGAACGACGCCGACCAGAACCAGTACTCACTCGTCGAGGACGGGGCCGTCATCGGCTTCGCCGCGTACGAGATCGACGGCGACGTCATCCGGTTCGTGCACACCGAGGTCGACCCCGAGCACCGCGGCGGCGGCAATGCATCCATCCTGGTCCGCGGAGCGCTCGACGACGTCCGTGCGGGATCCGACCGCTCGGTGGTCGCGCAGTGCTCCTACGTGCACGCCTGGATCGAGAAGCACCCGGACTACCAGGAGCTCCTGGCGGTCTAG
- a CDS encoding alpha/beta hydrolase: MTASQPTPPGPSTPIEATFTDAWGIDVVYDTWSAVHPHGVVQIAHGVGEHGGRYASLARDLVAAGWTVVVNDHRGHGRTGLRQHGDDRTQLGRLGPGGLRAAVAAVQQMTRVARQAHPGLPLVLLGHSWGSIMAQKIVNTASGEYDGLVLSGSAYRVPGWMNGGELNKRHAHLGPTKYEWLTRDRTVIEAMAGDPLAAEADVIGLFGIADTLRLLGVPRRRIPHDLPLLLQVGSDDPLGGPRSVQRLARVYRGRAGLTDVRVHVYEGARHEVYNETNRDEVVADLVAWLDAHVGTADVRGGGVPSAG; this comes from the coding sequence GTGACCGCATCGCAGCCGACACCGCCCGGCCCGAGCACGCCGATCGAGGCGACGTTCACGGACGCCTGGGGGATCGACGTCGTCTACGACACCTGGAGCGCGGTGCACCCCCACGGCGTCGTGCAGATCGCCCACGGGGTGGGGGAGCACGGAGGGCGGTACGCGTCGCTCGCCCGGGACCTCGTCGCCGCGGGCTGGACCGTCGTCGTCAACGACCACCGCGGGCACGGGCGGACGGGCCTCCGACAGCACGGCGACGACCGGACGCAGCTCGGCCGGCTCGGCCCCGGCGGTCTCCGCGCCGCCGTCGCCGCCGTCCAGCAGATGACGCGGGTCGCGCGGCAGGCGCACCCGGGCCTCCCGCTCGTCCTGCTCGGCCACTCGTGGGGGTCGATCATGGCGCAGAAGATCGTCAACACCGCCAGTGGCGAGTACGACGGACTCGTGCTGTCCGGGTCCGCCTATCGGGTGCCCGGTTGGATGAACGGCGGCGAGCTCAACAAGCGGCACGCGCACCTCGGGCCGACGAAGTACGAGTGGCTGACCCGTGACCGCACGGTCATCGAGGCGATGGCGGGCGACCCGCTCGCGGCCGAGGCGGACGTCATCGGGCTGTTCGGGATCGCCGACACCCTCCGGCTCCTCGGCGTCCCGCGGCGCCGGATCCCGCACGACCTGCCGCTGCTCCTGCAGGTCGGGTCCGACGACCCGCTCGGCGGCCCGCGCTCGGTGCAGCGACTGGCGCGGGTGTACCGAGGCCGCGCCGGACTCACCGACGTACGCGTGCACGTGTACGAGGGCGCGCGGCACGAGGTCTACAACGAGACGAACCGGGACGAGGTCGTCGCCGACCTCGTCGCCTGGCTGGACGCACATGTGGGCACTGCGGACGTCCGGGGCGGAGGCGTACCCTCGGCCGGATGA
- a CDS encoding site-specific DNA-methyltransferase — MHPVPVSDVEPRPAVEPDRVVHGDNLDVLATLPDGLATLVYLDPPFNTGRTQTRRASTAVRAVDGPVRGFQGRSYERVRGDLMRYDDRFEDYWSFLEPRLAEAWRVLADDGTLYVHLDYREAHYAKVLLDALFGRDAFLNEIIWAYDYGAKSRTRWPTKHDTILVYVKDPERYHFDSEAVDREPYMAPGLVTPEKRERGKLPTDVWWHTIVSPTGREKTGYPTQKPEGVLRRIVQASSRPGDLVLDFFAGSGTTGAVAAALGRRFLLVDDNPEAIAVMRRRLPAAVFTTAEPPAADVEDPAV, encoded by the coding sequence GTGCACCCCGTTCCCGTCTCCGACGTCGAGCCCCGCCCCGCGGTCGAGCCCGACCGGGTGGTGCACGGCGACAACCTCGACGTCCTCGCGACGCTGCCCGACGGGCTCGCGACGCTCGTCTACCTGGACCCGCCGTTCAACACCGGACGGACCCAGACGCGTCGTGCGTCGACGGCGGTCCGCGCCGTCGACGGCCCCGTCCGGGGGTTCCAGGGGCGGTCGTACGAACGCGTCCGAGGTGACCTCATGCGGTACGACGACCGGTTCGAGGACTACTGGTCGTTCCTCGAGCCGCGGCTCGCGGAGGCCTGGCGGGTGCTCGCCGACGACGGCACGCTGTACGTCCACCTCGACTACCGCGAGGCGCACTACGCCAAGGTCCTGCTCGACGCGCTGTTCGGCCGCGACGCGTTCCTCAACGAGATCATCTGGGCCTACGACTACGGCGCCAAGTCCCGGACCCGCTGGCCGACGAAGCACGACACGATCCTCGTCTACGTCAAGGACCCGGAGCGGTACCACTTCGACTCCGAGGCGGTCGACCGCGAGCCCTACATGGCGCCCGGCCTCGTCACGCCCGAGAAGCGCGAACGCGGCAAGCTCCCCACCGACGTGTGGTGGCACACGATCGTGTCGCCGACGGGTCGCGAGAAGACCGGGTACCCGACGCAGAAGCCCGAGGGGGTGCTCCGCCGGATCGTCCAGGCGTCGAGTCGGCCCGGGGACCTCGTGCTCGACTTCTTCGCCGGCAGCGGGACGACCGGGGCCGTCGCGGCGGCGCTCGGACGGCGGTTCCTGCTCGTCGACGACAACCCCGAGGCGATCGCCGTGATGCGGCGACGTCTGCCCGCGGCGGTGTTCACCACGGCCGAGCCGCCCGCCGCGGACGTGGAGGACCCCGCCGTCTGA